From a region of the Rhipicephalus microplus isolate Deutch F79 unplaced genomic scaffold, USDA_Rmic scaffold_13, whole genome shotgun sequence genome:
- the LOC119164614 gene encoding putative transcription factor Ken produces the protein MSMDVPFFLTGVVQGGSQSSSQKFLTANVRHYQCHLCSYSSIYKQALNRHYRIHTGERPYKCELCPQTFAQKCNMKLHLQRHGACPYKCRFCNRIFRHGELLHEHVRQEHAESA, from the coding sequence ATGTCAATGGACGTACCTTTCTTTCTTACAGGTGTTGTTCAGGGTGGTAGCCAATCCTCGAGCCAGAAATTCTTGACAGCAAACGTGCGCCACTATCAGTGCCATCTGTGCAGCTATTCGAGCATTTACAAGCAAGCTCTGAACCGTCATTACCGCATTCACACCGGCGAGCGGCCCTACAAGTGCGAGCTGTGCCCCCAGACGTTTGCGCAGAAGTGCAACATGAAGCTGCATCTACAACGGCACGGTGCTTGTCCCTACAAGTGCCGCTTCTGCAACCGCATCTTCAGGCACGGCGAGCTGCTGCACGAGCACGTGCGACAGGAACATGCGGAGAGcgcttaa